A genomic stretch from Algoriphagus halophilus includes:
- a CDS encoding RES family NAD+ phosphorylase, which yields MIVYRIALTEYNDTSGTGAKLFGGRWNLPGHPAIYAGSSISSSLLERLTIDPELFSSDRLIKYSVMEIQIPEELIFSPKIDGFPSNWNQLPPSKTSQEFGTKLLTSKTLCFAVPSVVDPTSLNFVINPLSEKFNLVTFKTYPLQLDQRIIK from the coding sequence ATGATTGTCTACCGAATAGCCTTAACCGAATACAACGATACCAGTGGCACAGGAGCTAAACTCTTTGGAGGCCGATGGAATCTACCCGGTCATCCTGCTATTTATGCCGGATCAAGTATTTCTTCTTCGCTGTTGGAAAGACTGACGATCGACCCGGAGTTATTTTCTTCTGATCGTTTGATCAAGTACTCCGTCATGGAAATACAGATTCCTGAGGAACTGATTTTTTCTCCAAAAATTGACGGTTTCCCTTCCAACTGGAACCAACTCCCTCCTTCCAAAACTTCACAGGAATTCGGAACCAAGCTATTAACTTCCAAAACGTTGTGTTTTGCTGTCCCATCTGTGGTAGATCCAACTTCATTGAATTTCGTGATCAACCCGCTCTCGGAAAAATTCAATCTGGTTACTTTCAAAACCTACCCTTTACAACTCGACCAGAGAATTATTAAATGA
- the parS gene encoding type II RES/Xre toxin-antitoxin system antitoxin → MAKKSSKVNEPAVAYAKTANLSASDILHVAGNALDEPLSRLETFRNGLEKKSFDALKEMAGLDYNTLATALGVSSKTLQRKEVFDTLQSEKIYRLAELYAIGINYFGREGFKRWMERPLFTLGNRKPLELIDLTEGIDLLKTEIMRLQYGIAI, encoded by the coding sequence ATGGCAAAGAAATCTTCCAAAGTCAATGAGCCTGCAGTAGCCTACGCTAAAACAGCAAACCTTTCTGCTTCTGACATTCTTCATGTCGCCGGCAATGCATTGGATGAGCCTTTAAGCCGTTTGGAGACTTTTAGAAATGGCTTGGAGAAAAAATCTTTTGATGCCCTCAAAGAAATGGCAGGTCTGGATTACAATACATTAGCCACTGCTTTGGGTGTTTCCTCCAAAACCCTTCAGCGAAAAGAAGTTTTTGACACCCTACAATCAGAAAAAATCTATCGCCTCGCAGAATTATATGCAATTGGGATCAATTACTTTGGCAGAGAAGGATTTAAAAGATGGATGGAGCGTCCACTATTTACGCTTGGAAACAGAAAGCCATTGGAATTAATCGATCTGACCGAGGGAATTGATCTTCTGAAAACAGAAATCATGAGACTTCAGTATGGCATCGCCATTTGA
- a CDS encoding DUF4221 family protein: protein MRKCFLIFIFGLIALISCQNSKESASDSGLVFLNSQKFELDSLAVPSLLFNQVSKIENKEYLFNLNQLNNSLDLYDINSGILSKRISFENAGPNAIKGISGFYVHNLDSIFLFPKMSFVKTTLINIDGETKNIYSPQIPLENEIPRVLNHASTNYLPSFYYNGKVFFDQLTLKNTTKEGSINSDFRPLGYLDLESDSILLENNSGYPQFYLNKKYPIYVSVHSRILNNNNKLVYSWGVLDSLIVRDLDWGLERMVSSRSRFQDGDFPQTPNAGLVQELDAVISSGYYGRVVFDPFQKVYYRFYHIGRLYNPDQDNSITSIFKNDFSILVYDENLELLHESKFDGEVYDFYQAFVGENGLYLPRLNPFLADLSEDFIVCDIFRLK from the coding sequence ATGAGAAAATGTTTTTTAATCTTTATTTTCGGATTAATAGCACTTATATCTTGTCAAAATTCAAAAGAATCAGCCTCGGATTCGGGGTTGGTCTTTTTGAATTCTCAGAAATTTGAACTTGATAGTTTAGCTGTACCAAGTTTACTTTTTAATCAAGTGTCAAAAATTGAAAACAAAGAATACTTATTCAATTTAAATCAGTTAAATAATAGCTTGGATTTATATGATATAAATTCTGGGATATTATCAAAACGAATTTCTTTTGAGAACGCAGGGCCTAATGCAATAAAGGGGATAAGTGGGTTTTATGTTCACAACTTAGACTCTATATTCTTATTCCCTAAAATGAGTTTTGTCAAAACAACACTTATCAATATAGATGGTGAAACAAAAAATATTTATAGCCCTCAAATACCATTAGAAAACGAGATTCCTCGTGTATTAAATCATGCCTCTACTAATTATTTGCCAAGTTTCTACTATAATGGCAAAGTGTTTTTTGACCAATTGACCTTAAAAAATACTACTAAGGAAGGTTCGATTAACTCTGACTTTAGGCCATTAGGTTATTTAGATTTAGAATCTGATTCTATTTTATTAGAAAATAATTCTGGATATCCTCAGTTCTACTTAAATAAAAAGTACCCAATTTATGTTTCGGTTCATTCTAGAATTTTAAATAATAATAATAAACTTGTCTATTCCTGGGGCGTTTTGGATAGTCTTATTGTACGTGATTTAGATTGGGGATTGGAAAGGATGGTTTCTTCAAGGAGTAGGTTTCAAGATGGTGATTTTCCTCAAACTCCGAATGCAGGTTTAGTTCAGGAATTGGATGCTGTCATTAGTTCGGGGTATTATGGTAGAGTGGTTTTTGACCCCTTCCAAAAGGTATACTATAGGTTTTATCATATTGGTAGATTATATAATCCAGATCAAGACAATTCGATAACTTCTATCTTTAAGAATGATTTTAGCATTTTGGTTTATGATGAAAACTTGGAGTTACTTCATGAGTCAAAGTTTGATGGAGAGGTTTATGATTTTTATCAAGCCTTTGTAGGTGAAAATGGATTGTACTTACCTAGGCTAAACCCATTTTTAGCTGATCTAAGTGAAGATTTTATAGTTTGTGATATTTTCAGACTGAAATGA
- a CDS encoding DNA polymerase III subunit alpha, whose translation MFINCHSHFSFKYGTLSVDALIGEAKSKRLDAFALTDINCTAGVFPFIRAAQRVGIHPVIGIDFRNGTQQQYVGLARNQVGFYELNSHLSEHLVHKKPFGKRAPAFDHSFIIYPLPKHFFTLRENEYIGVHPTQLNQLISSPWFQYKDRLVMLQPATFSSKIEFNAHRLLRSMDLNTLLSKLPLEEQGDPGDRFYSYADMVARSEGHSYLLANAQKLLEHCQFSFYFQAVKNKRDILGSDWEDYDFLRQETFKGALYRYPDLTPEISQRIEKELELIQQKAFTSYFLINYDIVTFAQQRNFYHVGRGSGANSIVAYCLGITDVDPIELDLYFERFINLYRENPPDFDIDFSWKDRDEVTEYIFRKYNQGKQEHVSLLAAYSTFQYNSVFRELGKVFGLPKSEIESLIHFADKPGYQPDQFGKLIMKYSQVLHDMPSHLTVHACGILISHKPIHYYTATEMPPKGFPLSHVDMHVAEDIGLHKFDILSQRGLGHIKSAIEIIYQNQGVKVDIRKVEEFKKDPLIREHLQTGHTIGAFYVESPAMRMLLAKMKANTYLELVAASSIIRPGVARSGMMREYILRHVDEERRNIAHPVLADIMPETYGIMVYQEDVIKVAHYFAGLSLGEADVLRRGMSGKSRSKDEFQRVKDRFFSNCREKGHPDQIAAEVWHQIESFAGYSFAKGHSASFAVESYQSLYLKAYFPLEFMVGVINNFGGFYHTEFYVHELRMNGADIQAPHINESEYLTRIIGKTVYLGFIHLKYLEKASVEKILTERRQNGHFLGLADFCGRVEISLEQLLILIRINCFRFTGKTKQELLWEAHFILNKRKAIPGPTDLFKQNTGFNFRQPAVPQLEEIDIRQEIVDQIDILEFPLDSPFHLIKDQSIRGIRAAELKSYLGKTVQIVGYLVTVKYTRTVKGEVMNFGTFIDREGQWIDTVHFPPVVKKYPFKGRAIYLIEGKVTAEFDFYSIEATKCERLEYWNAGE comes from the coding sequence ATGTTTATCAACTGTCATTCTCACTTCAGCTTCAAATACGGGACCTTATCCGTAGACGCACTCATCGGGGAAGCGAAAAGCAAACGTCTGGATGCGTTTGCCCTGACAGATATCAATTGCACCGCAGGAGTATTCCCCTTTATCCGAGCAGCCCAACGGGTGGGCATTCACCCCGTCATCGGGATTGACTTCCGAAATGGCACCCAACAACAATACGTAGGCTTGGCCAGAAACCAGGTGGGGTTCTATGAACTCAACTCACATCTTTCTGAGCACCTGGTACACAAAAAACCATTCGGGAAACGGGCTCCGGCTTTCGATCACAGCTTTATCATTTATCCCCTGCCCAAGCACTTTTTTACCCTGCGGGAAAATGAATACATCGGAGTACACCCCACTCAACTCAATCAATTAATCTCCTCTCCTTGGTTCCAATACAAGGACCGTCTGGTCATGTTGCAACCCGCGACTTTTAGCTCCAAAATTGAGTTCAACGCCCATCGCCTCTTGCGAAGTATGGACCTCAACACCCTACTGAGTAAACTTCCTTTGGAGGAACAGGGAGACCCTGGTGACCGCTTCTATAGCTATGCCGATATGGTCGCCCGCTCCGAAGGTCATAGCTACTTGCTGGCCAATGCCCAAAAACTACTGGAGCACTGCCAGTTCTCCTTTTACTTTCAAGCGGTCAAAAACAAACGGGATATTCTAGGCTCCGATTGGGAAGATTACGATTTCCTACGCCAGGAAACCTTCAAGGGGGCGCTCTACCGCTATCCTGATCTGACACCCGAGATTTCCCAACGCATCGAAAAGGAACTGGAACTGATCCAGCAAAAGGCTTTCACCTCCTATTTCCTGATCAATTACGATATTGTGACCTTTGCCCAGCAGCGCAACTTCTACCATGTAGGCAGAGGATCCGGTGCCAATAGCATCGTGGCTTATTGCCTGGGGATCACCGATGTGGACCCCATCGAATTGGATCTATATTTTGAACGGTTCATCAACTTATACCGGGAAAATCCTCCCGATTTTGATATTGATTTTTCATGGAAAGACCGGGATGAGGTCACAGAGTATATTTTCAGAAAGTACAATCAAGGCAAACAGGAACATGTCAGTCTATTGGCAGCCTACAGTACCTTTCAATACAACTCCGTCTTCCGTGAACTCGGAAAGGTTTTTGGTCTCCCCAAAAGTGAAATCGAGTCCCTGATCCACTTTGCGGACAAACCTGGCTACCAGCCGGACCAGTTCGGAAAGCTGATCATGAAATACAGCCAAGTACTCCATGACATGCCTTCCCATCTGACCGTCCATGCCTGTGGAATCCTGATTTCCCACAAGCCCATCCATTATTATACCGCCACGGAAATGCCTCCCAAGGGATTCCCCCTTTCGCATGTGGACATGCATGTAGCTGAAGACATCGGGCTGCATAAATTTGACATCCTGAGCCAGCGCGGCCTCGGACATATCAAAAGTGCGATCGAGATCATCTACCAAAACCAAGGGGTGAAAGTGGACATCCGAAAGGTGGAAGAGTTTAAAAAAGACCCGCTGATCCGCGAACATCTGCAGACAGGGCATACCATCGGCGCCTTCTATGTGGAGTCTCCTGCCATGCGCATGCTATTGGCCAAGATGAAAGCCAATACTTACCTCGAGCTCGTCGCCGCCAGCTCCATCATCCGTCCGGGAGTGGCAAGGTCAGGGATGATGCGTGAATACATCTTACGACATGTAGATGAGGAGCGACGCAACATCGCCCATCCTGTCCTCGCCGATATCATGCCCGAGACTTACGGCATCATGGTCTACCAGGAAGATGTGATCAAAGTGGCGCATTACTTTGCTGGATTGAGCCTGGGAGAAGCCGATGTCCTGCGAAGAGGGATGAGTGGGAAGTCCCGCTCCAAAGATGAGTTCCAGCGTGTGAAAGACCGGTTTTTCAGCAATTGCCGGGAGAAAGGTCATCCCGATCAAATCGCTGCCGAAGTCTGGCATCAGATCGAGAGTTTTGCGGGCTATTCCTTTGCAAAGGGACATTCCGCTTCTTTTGCGGTGGAAAGCTACCAAAGCCTCTACCTCAAAGCTTATTTTCCACTGGAGTTTATGGTGGGAGTAATCAATAATTTCGGAGGTTTTTATCACACGGAGTTTTACGTGCACGAACTCCGAATGAACGGTGCGGACATACAGGCTCCCCACATCAACGAAAGTGAATACCTGACCCGAATCATCGGAAAAACGGTTTATCTCGGATTCATCCACCTCAAGTACTTGGAGAAAGCTTCGGTAGAAAAAATCCTCACCGAACGCAGGCAAAATGGGCACTTCCTTGGACTGGCGGATTTCTGCGGACGGGTGGAAATCAGCCTGGAACAGCTACTCATTCTCATTCGGATCAATTGCTTCCGGTTCACCGGCAAAACCAAACAGGAACTGCTTTGGGAAGCTCATTTCATCCTGAATAAGCGCAAAGCGATTCCTGGCCCCACCGATCTATTCAAGCAAAATACCGGGTTCAATTTCCGTCAGCCTGCAGTACCCCAACTCGAGGAAATCGACATCCGACAGGAGATCGTAGACCAGATCGACATTCTGGAATTTCCACTGGACTCACCCTTTCACCTGATCAAGGACCAAAGCATTCGAGGCATTCGTGCTGCCGAACTCAAAAGCTACCTGGGCAAAACCGTGCAGATCGTCGGGTACCTGGTAACCGTCAAGTACACCCGAACAGTTAAGGGAGAAGTCATGAATTTCGGCACCTTCATCGATCGGGAAGGGCAATGGATCGATACGGTACATTTCCCTCCCGTGGTCAAAAAATATCCTTTTAAGGGACGAGCTATTTACCTGATCGAAGGGAAAGTCACCGCAGAGTTTGACTTCTACAGCATCGAGGCTACCAAATGTGAACGATTGGAATATTGGAATGCAGGGGAATGA
- a CDS encoding type II toxin-antitoxin system RelE/ParE family toxin produces MAISSKGKGKSGGARIITFVKITETTVFLLSIYDKSDKETIKDSELKELLNQINL; encoded by the coding sequence ATGGCCATTTCTTCTAAGGGAAAAGGGAAGTCTGGAGGGGCAAGAATCATTACTTTTGTAAAAATCACCGAGACGACAGTCTTTCTACTTTCGATTTATGATAAATCGGACAAAGAGACAATCAAGGATAGCGAATTGAAGGAGTTATTAAATCAAATTAATCTGTGA
- a CDS encoding pentapeptide repeat-containing protein, translating to MSYYADQQFQNLIPENFQPGEYEGCSFSQCNFAGMNLQGFSFEDCSFTNCDLSNCKVPGVSFRGVSFDSCKMLGIHFQSCNPFLIEFSFKNCQMDYCGFYNLQVKKTIFNSCRLLEADFTMANLIGSSFAGSELSGAIFDQTVLEKADFREAQNYRIDPELNRIKGARFDLDGLPGLLGKYGIKIG from the coding sequence ATGTCCTATTACGCTGACCAGCAATTCCAGAATCTAATTCCAGAAAATTTCCAACCCGGAGAATACGAAGGCTGCAGTTTTTCCCAATGCAATTTCGCGGGGATGAACCTGCAGGGTTTTAGTTTTGAGGATTGCAGTTTCACTAATTGTGACCTAAGCAATTGCAAGGTTCCTGGAGTTTCTTTTCGTGGCGTCAGTTTTGATTCCTGTAAAATGCTGGGGATTCACTTCCAAAGCTGCAACCCATTCTTAATCGAGTTTTCCTTCAAAAACTGTCAAATGGACTATTGCGGCTTTTACAATCTCCAGGTAAAAAAAACCATTTTCAATTCTTGCCGATTACTTGAAGCGGACTTCACGATGGCCAATTTGATTGGAAGCAGCTTCGCTGGGAGTGAGTTAAGTGGAGCCATTTTTGACCAAACTGTATTGGAAAAAGCCGATTTCCGGGAAGCTCAAAACTACCGCATCGACCCAGAACTCAACCGCATCAAAGGAGCCCGTTTTGATTTGGACGGACTTCCTGGTTTGCTGGGAAAATATGGGATTAAGATTGGATAA
- a CDS encoding creatininase family protein — MKKLFLFQLLLWLAMPLFSQQITTREMDRINWMEFAAFVPEKINTVLLPTGTLEPHGVVNNGADNTAPFAMAKDIVDELNAMIAPTLNYGITGSMAAYPGAFKISEEAYAPFIRDILKGLARNGFKNIIILNGHGGGQTAVLQKVAEDISNELGVRTLVINWWSYASDVTMEVFKEDGGHAGLNETAYIQAIDPTLVHKEKYNADMATAYPKAGTYSAVPFPSSIGLYQEGQGYPNFDEAQAKEYFQKVNAKIAGLIKETIRKWDMAGL; from the coding sequence ATGAAAAAACTTTTTCTATTTCAACTGCTATTATGGTTGGCTATGCCTCTTTTTTCCCAACAAATCACTACCCGGGAAATGGACCGGATCAACTGGATGGAATTTGCAGCGTTTGTCCCAGAAAAAATCAACACTGTTTTGCTTCCTACAGGCACCTTGGAACCCCATGGTGTAGTCAATAACGGAGCGGACAATACGGCTCCCTTTGCAATGGCCAAAGACATTGTCGACGAACTCAATGCCATGATCGCCCCCACACTCAATTATGGAATCACAGGGAGCATGGCTGCCTACCCTGGCGCTTTTAAAATCAGCGAAGAAGCCTATGCCCCTTTCATCCGGGACATTTTGAAAGGTTTGGCCAGAAATGGCTTCAAAAACATCATCATTCTCAACGGACATGGAGGCGGACAAACTGCTGTTTTACAAAAAGTAGCGGAAGACATCTCCAATGAACTGGGGGTACGTACCCTGGTCATCAATTGGTGGTCTTATGCCTCCGATGTGACCATGGAAGTTTTCAAAGAAGACGGTGGACATGCCGGACTCAATGAGACCGCATACATCCAGGCCATTGATCCTACCTTGGTTCACAAAGAAAAATACAATGCAGACATGGCAACTGCATATCCTAAAGCTGGAACCTATTCAGCAGTACCTTTCCCATCCAGCATTGGGCTGTACCAAGAAGGTCAAGGGTATCCTAATTTTGATGAGGCACAGGCCAAGGAATACTTCCAAAAAGTCAATGCAAAAATCGCTGGATTGATCAAGGAGACCATCCGAAAGTGGGACATGGCCGGCCTTTAA
- a CDS encoding tetratricopeptide repeat-containing sensor histidine kinase encodes MSNLILLISLIWATPPIQVESTTKIDSEVLLDTLISKGEKYLYAEWDSAFYYLSKADSLARLLEEDNKVGKVANLFGTLYYVEGDYVKSIKYYSTASEIFNKTQDESGLNFALNGRGLIYLSQNQLERAIDIFNRCIEISKKLGDTYGIGKNYFNRSIGESDLGQFGKAHQSIDLALEYLKDHQDRVIYTMTLNRAGKIYFDEGKLEESEKYYRQVLNYPGQLSNWAYTFAYSGLAEIEIAKGNPRKALEYAEISKDYVYKTRGFWDKGRLSKVLLAIYEELDQYALALEHAKLYKAYSDSLYNESKNAEISHLQLLLADADNQNLLQEKELAENSAQFNKKLTIILVIALIGLIIGFILYGRVIKQKEKINQVLLEKQKEIQIQNEKLEAINEEKNKLFSILSHDLKAPINSVKQLLELEENGLLDEDEQKTVRKLLIKQVSDTDEMLRKLLRWSHAQLDGIITKRTATDLSEIVKEQVGQLDYQTVSKNITIDFSSIFDQAQVLVDPQQLRIILQNCLQNSIKFSNSDSQIKLWNSVQEEDGFINLHIKDDGIGISEEKMKEISSQVVRVKSTEGTQKEKGTGLGLLLVRQFMEKNQGHLRIQSKPNEGTEIILSFESINTTKELIES; translated from the coding sequence ATGTCCAATTTAATTTTATTGATTTCCCTGATTTGGGCTACCCCCCCTATTCAAGTGGAAAGTACCACTAAAATTGATTCAGAGGTGTTGTTGGATACACTGATCAGTAAAGGTGAAAAATACCTTTATGCAGAATGGGACAGTGCTTTCTATTACCTCAGCAAGGCGGACTCTCTTGCCCGGTTATTGGAAGAAGACAATAAAGTCGGGAAGGTTGCCAATTTGTTTGGAACCTTGTACTATGTGGAAGGGGACTACGTAAAATCGATCAAGTATTACTCCACTGCCAGCGAAATTTTCAACAAAACCCAAGATGAATCCGGTCTGAACTTTGCACTCAATGGCCGAGGGCTCATTTACTTAAGTCAAAATCAACTAGAAAGGGCCATTGATATATTCAACCGGTGCATTGAAATCAGCAAGAAACTCGGAGACACTTACGGAATAGGAAAGAATTACTTTAATAGAAGTATTGGAGAGTCCGACCTAGGGCAGTTTGGCAAAGCCCATCAATCCATTGACTTGGCTCTGGAATACTTAAAAGATCATCAAGACAGAGTGATCTATACCATGACTCTTAATAGAGCTGGTAAGATTTATTTTGATGAGGGAAAACTTGAGGAATCCGAGAAATATTACAGACAAGTGCTGAACTACCCGGGGCAACTATCCAACTGGGCCTATACATTTGCTTATTCCGGTTTGGCGGAAATCGAAATAGCGAAGGGAAATCCTAGAAAAGCATTGGAATATGCTGAGATTTCCAAAGACTATGTATACAAAACAAGAGGGTTTTGGGATAAAGGAAGGTTGTCAAAAGTATTATTGGCAATCTATGAGGAACTTGACCAATATGCCCTAGCATTAGAGCATGCCAAATTGTATAAAGCCTATTCAGACAGCTTATACAATGAAAGTAAAAATGCTGAAATCAGCCATCTACAGCTACTTTTGGCAGATGCCGACAACCAGAACTTGCTTCAGGAAAAAGAGCTGGCCGAAAACAGTGCCCAGTTCAATAAAAAACTAACAATTATTTTGGTCATAGCTTTAATAGGCCTCATCATCGGCTTTATTTTATATGGAAGAGTGATCAAACAAAAAGAAAAAATAAATCAGGTTCTTCTGGAAAAGCAAAAGGAAATTCAAATTCAGAATGAAAAACTGGAAGCGATCAATGAAGAAAAAAACAAGCTGTTCTCCATCCTTTCCCATGACCTAAAAGCCCCTATCAATTCTGTCAAGCAACTGTTGGAATTGGAAGAGAATGGTCTTTTGGATGAGGATGAACAAAAAACTGTAAGGAAATTACTCATCAAACAAGTGTCAGACACAGATGAGATGCTCCGAAAACTCCTTCGTTGGTCTCATGCGCAGCTCGATGGGATCATCACCAAAAGAACTGCTACCGATCTTTCCGAAATCGTAAAAGAACAGGTGGGTCAATTGGATTATCAGACAGTTTCCAAAAACATCACCATCGATTTTTCATCGATTTTTGATCAAGCTCAGGTGCTAGTGGATCCCCAGCAGCTTCGCATCATTTTGCAAAACTGTCTTCAAAACTCCATCAAGTTCTCCAATTCCGATAGTCAAATCAAACTATGGAACTCTGTCCAGGAAGAGGACGGATTCATCAACCTCCATATCAAAGATGACGGAATAGGGATCTCTGAAGAAAAAATGAAAGAAATTTCTTCCCAGGTGGTCCGGGTTAAATCTACTGAAGGTACTCAAAAGGAGAAAGGAACAGGCTTAGGGCTGCTGTTGGTGAGACAGTTTATGGAAAAAAACCAAGGACATCTCCGGATTCAAAGCAAACCCAATGAAGGAACTGAGATCATTCTTAGCTTTGAGAGTATAAATACCACAAAAGAACTAATCGAGTCTTAA
- a CDS encoding ferritin-like domain-containing protein: MKNELIKPKGLVTNTNRRNFLKFGTMSVAGAGLLLMGCNDDEDMMPPMMNEGVSLGSGDIGILNYAYALEQLEAAFYANVIAGGYFANASAEEKTIMGDLEKHERAHRDFFKAALGSAAIADLEVDFSSIDFSSRTSVLGAAKTFEDLGVAAYNGAGQFIENVDYLLIAGKIVSVEARHAAAIRDLINPGSDDFAGDDLIDSNGLERTLGFTEVLTAASTYVKTPIDFSQLPS, translated from the coding sequence ATGAAAAATGAACTGATCAAGCCTAAAGGACTGGTGACCAATACCAACAGAAGGAATTTTCTGAAGTTTGGAACGATGTCAGTTGCAGGGGCAGGACTTCTGCTGATGGGCTGTAATGACGATGAAGATATGATGCCTCCTATGATGAACGAGGGAGTAAGCCTTGGTTCCGGGGATATCGGTATTTTGAATTATGCCTATGCATTGGAGCAGTTAGAAGCGGCATTTTATGCCAATGTAATTGCCGGGGGATATTTCGCCAATGCAAGTGCAGAAGAAAAGACCATTATGGGGGATCTGGAGAAGCATGAAAGGGCTCACAGAGACTTTTTTAAAGCGGCATTGGGAAGCGCTGCAATAGCAGACTTGGAAGTGGATTTCAGTTCCATTGATTTTAGCAGCAGGACTTCCGTTTTGGGAGCAGCCAAGACATTTGAAGATCTAGGTGTGGCAGCATATAATGGTGCTGGACAGTTTATCGAGAATGTGGACTACTTACTGATTGCAGGGAAGATAGTTTCTGTGGAAGCAAGACATGCGGCTGCGATTCGTGACTTGATCAATCCAGGTTCAGATGATTTTGCCGGAGATGATTTGATTGACTCCAATGGTCTGGAGCGAACCTTGGGCTTTACGGAAGTATTGACAGCGGCATCTACTTATGTGAAGACGCCGATCGACTTTAGTCAATTGCCTAGCTAA
- a CDS encoding ferritin-like domain-containing protein, producing the protein MNLLKLLDTMCPDTNSPEEKDLFFSRREAFRQFGDLSKKVAMAAVPLGVLSALPKVAKADTASLIDVLNYALTLEHLEYRYYQMGIESGVIEGADQNIFLKIRDHELAHVNFLTEVIGNVLMGTPVEEPEFDFTAGGNFSPFTDYPTFLALSQAFEDTGVRAYKGQAGNVMESDVVLTAALSIHSVEARHASMVRRLRTKKGQDTVKGWITNGSIGSLPAATQAIYAGEENVMQGGVDVTSLTGIDAAAVSEGWDEPLSKDQVLGIASLFLA; encoded by the coding sequence ATGAACTTATTAAAATTGCTTGATACCATGTGTCCGGACACCAATAGTCCGGAAGAAAAGGATCTATTTTTCTCCAGAAGAGAGGCTTTCCGCCAGTTTGGAGATCTCAGTAAAAAAGTAGCTATGGCTGCAGTGCCATTGGGAGTGCTTTCGGCCTTGCCAAAAGTAGCCAAAGCAGATACGGCCAGTCTGATCGATGTGCTCAATTATGCATTGACACTGGAACACCTGGAATACCGGTACTATCAAATGGGCATTGAGTCTGGGGTAATCGAGGGAGCCGACCAGAATATTTTCTTGAAAATCAGAGATCATGAGTTGGCGCATGTCAATTTCTTGACGGAAGTAATTGGGAATGTATTGATGGGAACGCCTGTTGAAGAGCCGGAATTTGACTTTACTGCCGGGGGGAATTTTTCTCCATTTACAGATTATCCCACCTTCTTAGCGCTTTCCCAGGCATTTGAAGATACAGGTGTAAGAGCCTATAAAGGGCAGGCTGGAAATGTGATGGAATCAGATGTGGTCTTAACGGCAGCGCTTTCCATTCATTCGGTGGAGGCCAGACATGCCTCGATGGTCAGAAGACTGAGAACGAAAAAAGGTCAGGATACAGTGAAAGGTTGGATCACCAATGGGTCTATCGGTTCCCTTCCAGCAGCTACTCAGGCGATTTATGCCGGAGAAGAGAATGTGATGCAGGGTGGAGTGGATGTGACTTCATTGACCGGGATTGATGCTGCAGCTGTCTCCGAAGGCTGGGATGAGCCATTGAGCAAAGATCAGGTACTTGGTATAGCGTCTTTATTCTTGGCGTAA
- a CDS encoding GNAT family N-acetyltransferase yields the protein MKKDSYLFTSTHLGFRTWINSDLEQFSAMNSDPETMKYFEKPLNTEESKAMMERMNKLYEDKGYCYFAVERLETSEFLGMIGLGWKTFEAEFTPCVDIGWRIQKEFWNKGYTTEGAKRCLSYAKELGLKEVLSLASSDNKASIRVMQKIGMEYWLDFDHPDLKKSKHLNPCSLYRISF from the coding sequence TTGAAAAAAGACTCTTATCTCTTCACTTCTACCCATCTTGGCTTTCGAACCTGGATAAATTCCGACCTGGAACAGTTCAGCGCCATGAACTCTGACCCGGAAACCATGAAATACTTTGAAAAACCTCTGAACACGGAGGAATCCAAAGCCATGATGGAGCGGATGAATAAGCTATATGAAGACAAAGGTTATTGTTACTTCGCAGTAGAGCGATTGGAGACAAGCGAATTTTTGGGAATGATTGGATTAGGATGGAAAACTTTTGAGGCGGAATTCACTCCTTGTGTGGATATAGGATGGAGAATCCAAAAAGAATTTTGGAACAAAGGCTATACTACCGAAGGGGCAAAAAGATGCTTGAGCTATGCAAAGGAACTTGGACTCAAAGAGGTGCTTTCACTGGCCTCCTCAGACAACAAAGCTTCCATTCGGGTGATGCAAAAAATCGGAATGGAATATTGGCTGGATTTTGATCATCCGGACCTAAAAAAGTCAAAACACCTGAATCCCTGTAGCCTGTATCGAATATCTTTTTGA